A genomic window from Acidimicrobiales bacterium includes:
- a CDS encoding NTP transferase domain-containing protein, producing the protein MANVTLVVMAGGLGSRFGGAKQLAEVGPNGEALLDFAIRDARAAGVTRTVVVARSDLEDNLRAHLRSHHPADLDLEVVHQDAHGPSRAKPWGTGHALVAAAAVVDGPVVVLNADDFYGETGVSRVVRAVDRQPERAVMLGFALAGTLPAEGRVSRGICRVSQGGRLEGLAETHGIGWEGSAITSRDPLGELAPGTPVSMNIFGLPRLALDTLA; encoded by the coding sequence ATGGCCAACGTGACGCTGGTCGTGATGGCTGGCGGTTTGGGCAGCCGGTTCGGCGGGGCCAAGCAGTTGGCCGAGGTGGGGCCGAACGGGGAGGCCCTCCTGGACTTCGCTATCCGTGACGCCCGGGCCGCTGGAGTGACACGGACCGTGGTGGTGGCCCGCTCGGACCTGGAGGACAACCTGCGCGCTCACCTGAGGTCGCACCATCCTGCCGACCTGGACCTAGAGGTGGTCCACCAGGACGCCCATGGTCCCTCCCGGGCCAAGCCATGGGGAACCGGCCACGCTTTGGTGGCCGCCGCCGCCGTGGTGGATGGTCCAGTGGTGGTGCTCAACGCGGACGACTTCTACGGCGAGACGGGTGTGTCCCGGGTGGTTCGGGCCGTGGACCGGCAGCCCGAGCGGGCTGTGATGCTGGGTTTCGCCCTGGCCGGCACCCTCCCAGCCGAGGGTCGGGTGTCGCGTGGGATCTGTCGCGTCAGCCAGGGCGGGCGGCTTGAGGGACTGGCGGAAACCCACGGGATCGGGTGGGAGGGGTCAGCAATTACCTCGCGAGACCCGCTGGGTGAGTTGGCACCGGGCACACCGGTGTCGATGAACATCTTTGGTCTACCCCGGTTGGCGCTGGACACCTTGGCT